One genomic segment of Erysipelotrichaceae bacterium 66202529 includes these proteins:
- a CDS encoding GHKL domain-containing protein has protein sequence MMQAVISAFFVAFFQAAGTAVICYFTVRHQVRYPKRRIVCIILLLTVGYAAAFSILETTVFASLHDALKMLLNLLFLLSSFLYMKHVVRDGWPCLVFLLFMAVNTFAVCQSVTFLLYYLLFPSWNSGPYIYEDILFFAAPIIVLTPYFLYIIKRLYSRLEEIEQSQLKNIFTVPLIFAVLFIMAVNLFPASLIGEASSNAVQIIITACAFITYSQMSHTVVNAANAAREREKFEQVNTQLELQAARMEEMSAHADELKRIRHDERQHLAALKGILVQGSMQEALSYLQEYEAKIQERIQPPLCEHFVVNALCQQYLTLSRQANIQTDIDIVLPACVGISNSDLSVLLGNLWENAIAAASFLAEEKRYIHLKIKKEECRVMIRMDNSFQGVIYEENGHFISTKRSDNRVEGIGIRSIKAIAERYDGMAVFTHTSELFTASILLYLNAADTK, from the coding sequence ATGATGCAGGCTGTGATTAGTGCGTTTTTTGTGGCTTTCTTTCAGGCGGCGGGAACAGCTGTAATTTGCTATTTCACTGTTCGGCATCAAGTACGATATCCAAAAAGGCGTATCGTATGTATTATTTTGCTACTGACAGTTGGATATGCTGCTGCTTTTTCCATTCTGGAAACGACTGTGTTTGCTTCCTTACATGACGCTTTGAAGATGCTTCTTAATTTGCTTTTTTTATTATCCAGCTTTTTATATATGAAGCATGTAGTAAGGGATGGCTGGCCTTGCCTTGTATTTTTACTTTTTATGGCAGTGAATACATTTGCCGTATGCCAGTCTGTTACTTTTCTGCTTTACTATCTGCTGTTTCCAAGCTGGAATTCCGGCCCGTATATTTATGAAGATATTTTATTTTTTGCAGCGCCGATTATCGTATTGACACCGTACTTTCTTTACATCATCAAACGGCTTTACAGCCGGCTGGAGGAAATTGAACAGTCACAGTTAAAAAATATTTTTACAGTCCCTCTGATATTTGCAGTTTTATTTATAATGGCTGTAAATCTGTTTCCTGCTTCTCTGATTGGAGAAGCTTCATCCAATGCAGTGCAAATTATTATAACAGCATGTGCCTTTATAACATATTCACAGATGAGCCATACGGTTGTGAATGCAGCAAACGCTGCACGGGAGCGTGAAAAGTTTGAACAGGTGAATACCCAATTGGAGCTGCAGGCAGCACGTATGGAGGAAATGAGTGCACACGCGGATGAGCTAAAGCGGATTCGCCATGATGAAAGGCAGCATCTTGCAGCCTTGAAAGGTATTCTGGTACAGGGGAGTATGCAGGAAGCGCTGTCCTATCTGCAGGAATACGAAGCAAAGATTCAGGAAAGAATCCAGCCGCCTCTATGCGAGCATTTTGTTGTAAATGCATTGTGTCAGCAGTATCTTACACTATCCAGACAAGCGAATATACAGACGGATATTGATATTGTACTGCCTGCCTGTGTGGGAATTTCCAATAGTGACTTGTCTGTATTACTGGGAAATCTATGGGAAAATGCGATTGCGGCAGCTTCCTTTTTGGCAGAAGAAAAACGATATATCCATTTAAAAATAAAAAAAGAAGAGTGCAGAGTTATGATTCGCATGGACAACAGCTTCCAAGGCGTTATATATGAGGAAAACGGGCATTTTATCTCAACCAAACGGAGTGATAATAGAGTGGAGGGAATCGGAATCAGGAGTATAAAAGCAATTGCAGAGCGCTATGACGGCATGGCGGTTTTTACACATACTTCGGAATTATTTACTGCATCTATATTGTTATATCTCAATGCAGCAGATACAAAGTGA
- a CDS encoding response regulator yields MRIIICEDAKEDQTLLISHCLHFQRERQIQLETIVYQNAGQMLADEAAIHADALFLDIYMEGTTGVKAAKIMRSKGYAGAIVFATNSMQHYAEGYEVEAIHYLIKPVTYPAFAEAMRRILALYKAAVRMITVNYGKQQLHIPVDSIHYAEVYDHKTILHTGNGDLVISQSLSALENILGGHPFLRCYRCYIIHMDYVEKMKNTVFLMKDGSEIPIARDKRGELKKQYVSYIFQRMEES; encoded by the coding sequence ATGCGGATCATCATCTGTGAAGATGCTAAGGAAGATCAGACATTGCTTATCTCTCACTGCCTTCATTTTCAAAGAGAACGACAAATTCAACTGGAAACAATTGTTTATCAAAATGCCGGACAGATGCTTGCGGATGAGGCTGCCATACATGCGGATGCATTGTTTCTTGATATTTATATGGAAGGAACCACGGGGGTTAAGGCCGCAAAAATCATGAGGAGCAAGGGATATGCGGGAGCGATAGTTTTTGCTACAAACAGTATGCAGCACTATGCAGAGGGCTATGAGGTAGAAGCTATTCACTATCTGATTAAGCCGGTTACCTATCCTGCATTTGCAGAAGCAATGCGTAGAATACTGGCACTGTATAAGGCTGCTGTTCGTATGATTACGGTGAATTATGGTAAACAGCAATTACATATTCCTGTGGATAGTATTCATTATGCTGAGGTCTATGATCATAAAACAATTCTGCATACAGGTAACGGGGACCTTGTGATTTCCCAATCACTATCTGCTCTTGAAAATATTCTTGGAGGACATCCCTTTCTCAGATGCTATCGCTGTTACATTATTCATATGGATTATGTGGAGAAGATGAAGAACACGGTATTTCTAATGAAGGATGGCAGTGAAATTCCAATAGCAAGAGATAAACGCGGGGAATTAAAAAAGCAATATGTATCCTATATATTTCAAAGAATGGAGGAATCATGA